The genomic DNA CTATATGTAAGTGGAGACTACTTATTTGATTTCTAGTGAATAATTTCCACCACATCTaattcaaaaggaaagaattGATATCCAAAGAAGAAGATCCTGTTGCATTTAGGAATTGCTTCCAATGTAACATGAAGTCGAATGAACTAACTTTAACTTGTAGTTTTTGGACTTGGGACATGcaaacacaaatcaaaatgactTCAGAGCAAGTGGGCACTCTTTAGTGCAGCTTATATGACACTCGATTTCTCCATATTTGTTCATACTATAGCATGATTATGCTTCTTATCGTGTGAATACTACAACAAAGGATAACTTACATTGACAAACTACTGTGGAAGGAAAGATAATTTTGAGATCGCAAGAATTTCAAGATGTTGGGATGCACCATCTGTTGCaaagatatataaaaattaacttGCTTGTTGCTTCCAGTTTTTCGTAAAAGAAATCTTTGTGTGAGAACTCATTTGTGTTGCTTGAAATATTTGCATATTCACTTTGTTTGAATGCCATTCAATTATTTGGATCCACGTTTCTTTTATTGCATTTGGATAGAGGATGATTGAAACAACTCGTTGAATTTTTTTTGCCTCAGGCTGTATTAAATGGCAACACATTCCACAGTAGATCCTCGTCATTTGAGCTTGTTCAATGCCAGCTGACCTTATTCTATGATTATTGGTCAATGAGTGAGGTGAATCAATGTTTTTCTACATGTCAATATTCATTGCCCTATTAATTTCTTCATTTACCTTTTTGTGATAGCTTTTAGTTTTCTGTAAATTGATGGTCTAGCTGTTTTTTCAGCTCCTCGAGGCCTTGCTACCCGAGGGCTTGATTGTTCCAACTGGATTTGAAACAATTGGCCATATTGCACACTTGAATTTGCGAGATGAACACTTACCTTTTAGAAAACTTATCGCACAGGTCAATTTCTTCAACAGGGATTCTGTAATTAATATTCAATTATGGGTGTTATCCTGATATTAGATGTACTCGTATTGTTCAGATAGTCTTGGATAAGAACAGGCCAAAAATACAGACAGTGGTTAACAAGATGGATGCAATTCAAAATGAATACAGGACAATGCAACTTGAAGTCTTGGTTGGCAATCATTCCCTTGTAACAACTGTGGTGGAGAATGGATTTGTTTTCAAGTTGATCTCGGAAAAGTGTAGGATTCTCATTCCCTTCTGATGTGTGTGTATTGAGATTCTCATTTTCAACTTTGACTTGTTTGTTTCATCAATTAAAGCATTAGAAGATGGCATCATTAGCTTGTTAGTTTGCAATATGAAGACTACGAGTTCAAATAATGTTTCTTTTTTGTTTTGACTGCAGTTATTGGAATTCTAAGTTGGCAACTGAGAGACAACGACTTATCTGCAGTTTCACAAGATCTGATGTCGTATGTAAGCCCCTTTCTCAGTTTGTATAGACTTCAGATATGATTATTCACTGCCACTATTATGTGCTTCTTCGTATCAACTGACCATAAACAGttgatattttttataatgaATACAATTTGGTGAATTGTTTAGATGTGCAAACATGGTGCCAACCAAGGAAAGCTAACATCGAAATATTTGATACTAGCATAATAACATGTTTGTACATGATCATGAATAGGCGACGTATTCTCTGGTGTTGGTCCAATAGCCATTTCTGCAGCAAGTGAAGTGTGTATTTGCCAATGATCTAAACCCCAATGCTGTTGAATATCTTGAAAGAAACATTGTCCTCAACAAGCTCGAGAGGAAAGTAGAGGTATGATGAAGCTGTTTGTCTATACATTTGAAGTTGTTATTGTTATGCTTGACATAGTGAGTCTTCGACAGTTTAGCATAACTACGGACTTCTTTTGGTCTCGTTTTTTGGTTTGTCATTCACGTGTTCTGGATTTTCTTGTAGTTTATTTGTCGGAGACAATTGTTTAACTTTCCAAATGTTATTTTAATGGCAACTAATACAGTTACTGTTTACGTCTCAGGTTTTTAACATGGAAGGCCGTAGGTTCATTGCTGCAATGTTCACTACTCAACTGAGATATTCTATTACACAAGTGGTTATGAATTTGCCAAATGATGCTACCGAATTTCTAGGTTCGTTCGTATTCTTTTCAAATCTTCAACATATTACTGCAATTTTCACACTTTCTATTCTAATTTGACTGAATATAGAATTGTGTTTGGATATAAACTACTAGAAAGGATGTTTTGACAACCAAACTAGAGTGAAAAGGCAACGAGTAAAATAATATTGGTTCTCAGTTTAACCAGTTGAGCTTGTCGGTCCAGTGCAGTTCGGTTTTCAAAAACACTGCCTCATGAATTTTGCATATTGAAGTATCGCcgaatatgaatttttatatcgCAATCTACAATGAAGTGAAACAAAGCACACAGCACAATTTTAGCTCAATCTGTTGGTTGTTTGATAGACTTAATGGCTTGAATTTCTACTCTCAAACAGATGCATTTAGAGGAGTATTCAGAAACACTCCTACGTCCGCTCGCACTCTTCCAAAGATTCATGTCTACGGATTCTCAAAGGCACAAAACCCTGAGTATGATTTTCAAGAGGTCAGTTCATCTTGCTGCAGACTAATCATTATCGTCGAGTCATACTTGTCATGACTATTTATCTATTGTCGGCTAATAACCCAACTATTATTGTCATTATTAAGCTGATCAAAACaagaatggttttctttcgcaGAGGATTAATGTCGCATTGTGAGGAAGTTGTCGATGTAGAAATGCACAGAGTCCGTCTTGTTGCGCCCGGAAAATGGATGCTTTGCGCATCGTTCATATTGCCCGAAGGTGTTGCTTTTGGGAAATAATTAGTTCACTCCCTAGAACAAACATGCTGAGCCTTTTATCACTTGTATTATATATGATGTTTTATCTCTTAAtacattaattttttaaaaagaaatagatTTACTATTTATTATCATTTAAAGGGATGCCCTTTGTTTTTATTATCATTTAAAGGGTAACCAAAAGAATATTTTATAGTTAAAAGAAGCTGTATGTTGGAAATTGAAATAATGTGTGAAGTAGTTTTGATtaatattagagaaattttaattaatattagaaTGGTTTTAGTTAAAATTGTTTTATATTTAATGATTTAGGCCAAAAGTACTATAATAGTGAAGTAGAGCAAGTTTAACAATgttataaataattttgatcaaaaatattttaaattatagtaATTTTAATCAGTTTTAAAGTAGTTTTAACGAGTAATTTTAATTCGTgttagaataatttttattagtattagagtaaatttgattaataataaaataattttgattaatattgaagttatttttgtgatattGTTATTATaatatttgatcaaatttgataAAGAAGAGTTATTTTTGGATGATCTTTACCACTTTTTTTCCAAACGTTTATATAAAATCCCTTGCGCTTTATATCATTTATACAAATTAAGGTACCAAATTGCAAAAACAAATGGTTCAATAAAACCCTCTCCTATCTTCGCCGCCGTTAGGGCAGCAGAAGATTGCTAAAAATGATGACCAATCGCACTCGCTGTCTGTTCCTACTCCACCGCCgcctctcctccacctccaccgCCATCGCTACGTCGCCGGTAGCTATCGATAAGCCTAACCCTCCAACGCCCTCCGAGCCGCTCTCCCTCACCCTCAACAAGCTCTTCAACGAGCGGGACCCTGACAAGCTCACCGCCGCCTTCatcgccgcctcctcctcctacCGCTTCCGCTGCCGCCACCGCATCTACGAGGTCTCCATCCGCCGCCTCGCCAAGTGTGGCCGGCCCGATGCCGTGGAGGCCATCCTCGAGCACCACAAGAGTTTCTCCTCTGACCTAGCTCACGAGGGCTTCGGcatcagcctcatctccctctacGGAAAGGCCGCGATGCCCGCCCACGCAGCCGCCACCTTTCGGCAGCTCCCCGATCTGGGCTCCCCCCGCACCGTCAAGTCCTTCAATGCCCTCCTCACCGCCTACGCCCAGTCCGGCGACCTCAACGGCCTCAATGAGGCCTTCCGCGATATCCCCGCCTCGATCACCCCTGATATCATCTCCTACAACATCCTCATCGGCGCTCTCTGCGAAAAGGGCGACCTTGAGGCGGCTATGCGCACGGTCGACCTAATGAACACGAACGCAATCTCCCCTGATCTGATCACCTGCAACATCCTTCTACACTCTTTCTACATCAACAAACCTTCCGAAGCGGAGAAGATTTGGGCGATGATGCGAGAGAACAACATCGAACCCAATTCAAGGAGCATCAACGCTAAGCTGCGTTGGCTGGTCGCCGAAGGAAGAACGAACGAAGTCATCGAGCTCGTCGACCAGATGAAGCGCAACGGACCGAAGCCTGATGCTTTCACCTTCAATGCCTTGCTCAAAGGCTACATCCAAGATGGGAACTTGGAGGAGGCGAAGAAGCTGTACCTCGATTTCGCAAAGAACGAGTGCTCACCGAATCAACAGACGTTTGAGTTTCTTATCTCATACCTTTGCGAGGCCGGTGAGCTCGACTGGGCGGTGAGGTGCTGCAACGATGGCATGAACAAGCGGTGCTATGTGAGAGCGTCATTTTTGCAAGGGGTGGTGGATGCGCTGGTGAAGAACTCGAGGGTGGAGGAGGCGAAGAAGCTGGTGGAGGCTGGCTGGAACAACCGCTACCCCAAGACAAGTCTCGGGTTGCCCGAGTCTACTCAGAGTTTGGTTGTTTAATTAGAGATAAATCTCAAGATATTGGATAATCTATCACAAGTTATTGGATAATCTTATTATTCATGGATATTTTTTCTTCTTTCGTATTGAACACTTGAATCTGTCTAACAAAATCATTTGCTTTGATTCAAAATGAGTTTGAGAAGCGAATTCACAGGCGGCATGAGTCGCCGGCCCCAGTTTAAAGAAAGGGTACTCTAGTTCTCTAGCTAGAACTGTGACCGTGGCGAAGGAAGCAAATAAGAGGACGTCAACGGACCGACGGAGATAACGTCGTCTCCTCCGAGGTGCTGGAATTGGAGGGAGTCGACGGCAAGCTGCATGTTGTCCAATGTCCAGGTCCCGGCTTCTCCTTCGGTTAATTCTGAAAGGGACTAGTTTGACCTACGAAAaatttccacatttttttttccaaaaatccaATTAAAACCAACAGAATTTTGTTTTTCGCTTTCCCTGCTGaaccttgtttttttttctctctttaccTTCCTCAACACATAACCCCTTTTTTATTCTTTCTTTAACTCTAATTTTACCCTCAAAATTCTTCCTACCCTGTCAATAAGGTAGGAAAAGAGAAAAGGCAGTGACAGGGAAAGCTAACTATATTGTTCATCTGATTATGAGTATCGAGAAAATATTGAATCCATTCCTAGTTGGTTTTCTCATTGCTAACTGGTTCTCAGTGTTGAGTGCATATAATTTTTGTTCGTTCATTGTTAAGATTGTAAATGTACACAGACGAAAAGTCTGCAGCTTGATTTTTGTAATTCTATACTTCCTTGCTTGAAATGAATAAGTAGGATGGAAGCCTAACATCATAGTTTCTATTCTTGCTGTATTCGACTAACATCGACTCCAAATTGAAGATCTAAACCATTGTGATCACTAAAGCACCAATGACTGttctatttctcaattgtctttATCGAATGTTTTACTGTGTCCTTGTTATGGACTGATTCCATTCATTTTAGTTAATAGCTCCTAAACCATACAAGATCGATCCCATTCATTTTCTAGTTCATCCTTTTAGGTTTGTTTCCTGAAATCTGCATAATCTTTACCACTTTTTGATGCCTGATCTTGTTGATTTTTGTTAGTGTGTGTATTTATGTGTCAAGATACTCCTTcatattttgtggataattatttcatAAAGGCAAATATTTATTGTTAATCCTTTACTttttatatgattaatgataaaatttTATAGATTAATGAATATATTAATATGAAAACAGTCATTGATCAGATAGATATCCAGAGAGAACATGAATAtttagatcaacgctgagtatgactagatCGAGATTGATCGAGAGATAGATATTCAAGCTATACTTAGGAGAGTCTTGAGTTTAGAGGTGCACTGAAAACGACCCACTTAAGAgatcacatattaagcatcattagtCATTTCTCTGATGGACGactgtaactgatcttttgatttAAGACCTTCGTTTATTCTATAcgtggagttatgtactttgacatcgttaaaagtaatttttaatcaGATTATGATTAATACGATAGTTGGTGTATGACAAAACGTAGAGAGAATAATATTGAGTCGATAaagaattcattgctcttttggataaggagttaacatcctggtcgtttgatagagatattagtgacttaAAATCCATGGTTATGGGAGGAATATTTATTTTTCAAGAGGAGTTTATTAtgtcttggaaatcaagtaaaacaattaatttggtgatAATgcatcgaattaattgggatgtaggcttaaatgaagagattgaattacatagTAATCGGTTTATGGTGATATATAGTTTATGACTAATACTAGTTTTATCACGTTGGATGACTAAAAATTGTTACGGGATGGTTACCTTCTATGCATGGTTTGCACTGTCTTCGTGCATAAAACCTAGAGGGTTGCACGCATAGTACGTAGATATTAACATTAtctataattgattattttagtggatACTAAAATTAATCGATTTTATTATTTCTGAATTAGAATTAATTgtcttattaattaattttgaaatatcaaAAGCTATAAcaaaatatgaatttatttgatcaaaagatgattaatggagaatttgaataaccataatcatgatgattaatgaaaaATTCGAATAGTCACAATTATGATAATTAATAGAGAATTTGAATAGTCATAATTATGATGATTAACAGAGAATTTGAATAGTCATaccttttcatcttccttggaggtTATAAGTAATTATCCTTGGAAAGATTCTTTaacgatctctctctctctctctacttCTCCCTTGAAAACTTCATTTTCACTTTCTTCCATCGAAAGTGATCGATATTGCTTCCAAAAGGTTTTGTCGATCTAAGAGGCTAGCAACTAACAGATCGTGTCAATGTCGTGATCTAGTGAGTATAGATGTCGCTAGAGTATGTGAGGCTCTCATTTGTTTGTGATATCATTCACTCTATCAAAAACTACGAGGTATAGTTTATTTCATGTGATTTTATTTAAAACTATATGTATCACGAAGAGATCcataatttaagaaaaaaaatctgaTGTTAATATATGTATTCTGTTACGCTCCTATTTCAACAGTGGTATTAAAGCCAATTCGTGGTTAGATTATATAGTATGAAACGtcttctttaaaaaattttgtgCAATCAATGTTTTGTGAGATTTCATAGAAATTTTtattcctttatttcaagttatatAGTTTAACATTTCAAGATAGAAATGAATTTTTGTCTATCTAACCTGTACATAAATACATGTTTTGATTGAGATATAAATATCTTATTCCATAATTATATTAACATGTTAAAATCCCCGAGACCTACTTGTCCTAAAATGAATCAAGACGCAATGAAAAGTTATGGCCAAAGAACATGATTACTTCTATATTAAGGGAGATACATCTCGTAATGAGATTGTCCGAATGCACAAGAAGTCATTAATGGTGAgacatttttaataataataaaatctctTAAATTTATTAAGTCAAGATTTGTTAAATGTCCTCCATtaataactatgatgatagttagagtttttACATAGGTCGGTACAACTCAGCCGTAGGCTTGTGtcaaaacatctataatttatcataattattagtggGTCGACTTAACTCGAATTCGTTGACTTGTTTAACTACATTAAGGTCAATTGATTTGAGAGGCAAGTGTTTAgaatataagacctaacaagaaTATATCGAAAGTCACATAAATTTGTGATTGGCAAGTTAAGACCTTGATGAATGTAGCATGTAGGTACAACTCAGTTGTTTGCATACTATATGATTCAAGATTTTAATCCTTCTAGGAATTGTTGCCAACCAATTCCTGATTCTAATAGTGGGGGATGTTggacttaataaaataataagggtTATAAAAtcctttattaaatatattccataaatattaaaactctgctttaaattattttattttagatgACAATCACAACCACCTTTTCACTGTGAAGCATTCTCAAGAAAGAGAATATCCTCCTCGGTTCCAACTCCCTAGATTAGTATATGAAACTAAAAATCGTCCTAAGACATGAAAGAACAATTTTCATGCTCGAAGACGAACCAATGAAGGAGTCCGTGCCCGACGCTTCAGACGAAGATCAATCATATTATTCTCAGTATATGAAAGATACACTAGATGTGCAATCCATTAGGTTGTCTTCTATGTCTCCTGAGTTGTAGAGACAGCATGAGAACATGAGTGCTAGAGATATTGATCAGCACTTGTGTGAGCTCTTCCAAGAAAGTGcgagagtagagaggtatgaaacctctCAAGCAATATTTCATACCATGCTAGTGGAAGGAAACCAAGTTGGGTCTCATGTACTTAAGAAGATAGCATACATAGAGGGGCTTAAGAGCTTAGGTTCCAAATTGAACTAGGACTTGGCTATTGACTTGGTCTTGTCGTCACTACTTCCATTATTTTTCCAATGTGTTGAACTTCAACATAAACAACATGGACAAGAGTTTGACTAATCTGATGACAATGCTGAAAACTACTGAAAAGGATATGACAGTAAATCCTTCACTGCATGCAATAATGGTCAGAAAGACCAACAAGTGCCCTAGCACTGGGAAATTTAATCCCAAGGCTAATGCAGTGACGAATACCAAATATCAAGCtaagaaaaaaaacttaagaaaGGGATACAGGTACCCCCAATCTGATGAGAAGAAGGTCATAtgcttccattgtggcaagaaaggtcaTTGGAAGTAAAACTGCTACATTTTCATGAAGAATAATGCTAGTGAAGCAGATGCTTCAAGTATCTTTATGATAGAgtacaatctttctatttcttcatcatgggttaTAGATTCTAAAAGTAGTTCTCACATTTGTGTAAACATGTAGGATCTAAGTGACGGTAGACGGAACTACAAGTAGCTAATGGAGTGAGAGTTGTTGCGTTAGCGGTAGGAATTTATTCAATAAATTTACCTAGTGGACTTATTTTGAATATAGAAAACTattattttgttcctagtttctcaaagaatatcatttcaGTGTCGAGTTTGGACGACAagggatttgtatttcaattcaaCGACAAGTTATGCTCCTTTTATTTGAACAATGTGTTATATGAGAATGATTCATTGAATAATgatccttatattttttttaacttagatgaACTGATTTATTGTATTAAAAGTAAGAAACAGAGTTTGCATAACTCAAACTTGACATATTTCTGACACtgtagacttggtcatataaTTAAAAATGCATCGTTAGATTACTCAGTAATGGATATTTGGACTCTTTTAAATTAGAACCCATAGATATATGTGAAGCATGTTTATAAggcaaaatgaccaagaagccTTTCATTAAATAGGTGAATGGGCAAAAGAGCtactagaactcatacatagtgatgtttgtgggCCATTGCAAGTTCAGGCTAGAGGAGTGTATACCTATTTCGTGACTTTTATTGATGATTTAAGTAGATATAGATATATCTACTTAATGAGGCATAAATCTAAAACTCTAAACAAATTTAAGGAGTTCAAGAACGAGGTAGAAAATCAATGTGGCAAGAAGATTAAGATCCTTCAGAGTGATCAAGATGGTGAGTATCTAAGCCAAGAGTTCAGTGATTACCTAAAAGAGTGTGGAATAATTTTCCAACTTACACTTCTTAGAATGCTAGAATGGAATGGTGTTTCGGAAAAGAGAAATAGTATACTCATAAATATGGTTAGATTTTTTATAAGTCATGTAAGTCTtccatgtaggatcgaaaagaatttagatatctccacaatggtatgatattgtccactttgggcctagaccctcatgactttgctcttgggctctccccaaaaggcctcatcccAATGGAGAtgtatttctctttataaactcatgatctttcccatgtatttttaatgtgggactatgtttgtaactttACAACACTAACAATCCCCcactcaaacaaaggaccacaggcttcccatgtccgatcctcgacccaccaggtcttcctgccactcggtccacccgacctattaggacttccttgcctagccgcaactaggacttcctgcctagtgtctggtcctcttgatccgaacataggagcccccactttctttgttcgtggtcaatattgtacccacatggctcaatcagaccatagctcttgtgtacAGTCGACGATTAAACCTTCTAACAGttcggactctgataccaattgtaggatcgaaaagaatttagatatctccacaatggtatgatattgtccactttgggcctagactctcatggttttgctcttgggctctccccaaaaggactcatcccaatggagatatctttctctttataaactcatgatctttcctatgtgttttcaatgtgggactatatttgtaaccttgcaacaccaacatTCCAATATCATTCTGGGGCTATGCCTTAGAAACAACAGCacacacacttaaccgagttctaACCAAGACAATAGATAAGACTCCTTATGAATTATGGTTTAAAAAGAAACCAAATTTGTCTTACTATAAGATATGAGATTATGATGCTTATgtgaagaatgaaaattctaataagcttgcagcaagatccataaaatgtacgtttgtaggttatcccaaagtTACAATGGAATACTATTTTTATCTTCCAAGTGAGCACAAAATTATTATGCTCGATATGCTACTTTCTTGGAAAGAgagtttatttctaaagaaagtAATGGGAGTAAAGTAAGTCTTGAAAAAATTATAGACTCTACAAATAGGTTGGTAGATGAACAGTTAGATAATGAGACGGTGCCACAAGTACAAGTGTCTTCTTCATCCGAGACTGCTCATGAAATACGAGATCAATGTAAGTCTACAAGAGTACACCGAGAGCCAAACATATATTGTTGGTTGGTAACCCAAGATGAGGAAGTACTACTTATCGAAGATGATGAGCCATCAACTTACGAGGAAGCAGTTGCTTCAAATGATTCTGAGTAATGGATAGAAGCCGTAAAATCTGAAATTGACTCTGTGCACAACAACCAAGTTTGGGAGTTGGTTGATATACAGTTGGGGTAAAAACTATAGGGTGTAAATGGATCTTTAAtaaaaagattgacatggatgcgaACATAAGTACCCATAAAACAAGGCTTGTGGCAACGGATTTCAATCAATGTCAAGGaattgattatgatgaaatatTTTTGTTTGTTGCAGTGCTTAAGTCTATTAGGATTTTGCTAGCTATAGCAGTTTACAAGGACTACGAGATTTAGCAAATGGATATTAGAAATGCTTTCCTAAATGGAAAGTTATAGGAGAAAGTATATATGGTATAACCTCCCAGTTTTATAATATCTAAGAAAGCCAATAAATTATGTAAACTCagaatttatggactaaaacaaacaTCTCAGAATTGGAATCTGCGATTTAAAGAAaccattaaagatttttttttctttgtcaaGAATCTAGAAGAACCTTGCATGTACAAAAAGGTTAGTGGAAGCAAGATTACGTTCCTAGTattgtatgttgatgatatacttcttATAGGCAATAACATCCCTAACctagaatctaccaagacttgGTTGGGAGAATATTTCTCAATGAAAGATATTGGAGATGCAACCTATGTCTTAGGTAGAATATACTGAGATAGACAAAGTAT from Zingiber officinale cultivar Zhangliang chromosome 4A, Zo_v1.1, whole genome shotgun sequence includes the following:
- the LOC121971284 gene encoding pentatricopeptide repeat-containing protein At1g55890, mitochondrial-like, giving the protein MMTNRTRCLFLLHRRLSSTSTAIATSPVAIDKPNPPTPSEPLSLTLNKLFNERDPDKLTAAFIAASSSYRFRCRHRIYEVSIRRLAKCGRPDAVEAILEHHKSFSSDLAHEGFGISLISLYGKAAMPAHAAATFRQLPDLGSPRTVKSFNALLTAYAQSGDLNGLNEAFRDIPASITPDIISYNILIGALCEKGDLEAAMRTVDLMNTNAISPDLITCNILLHSFYINKPSEAEKIWAMMRENNIEPNSRSINAKLRWLVAEGRTNEVIELVDQMKRNGPKPDAFTFNALLKGYIQDGNLEEAKKLYLDFAKNECSPNQQTFEFLISYLCEAGELDWAVRCCNDGMNKRCYVRASFLQGVVDALVKNSRVEEAKKLVEAGWNNRYPKTSLGLPESTQSLVV